In Halogranum gelatinilyticum, the DNA window AGGTGCTGTTCGTCTCGATTCCGTTCACGTTCCTCTTCTTCGTCTTCCGGGCGGTCCTGCGCGGCGCGGGCGACACCCGGACGGCGATGTGGCTCGTCGTCTTCTCGGCTGGCTTGAACGTCGTCCTCGACCCGCTTCTCATCCTCGGCTACGGTCCCATCGTGGGCATGGGAACCCGCGGGGCGGCCATCGCGACGCTCATCGCCCGGGTCTTCGCGGCCGTCGTCGGCGTCTACATCCTGCTCCGCGGCGACTGGGGGGTCCAGCTCCACCCCGAGGACCTCCGCCCCGACTGGCCGGTCTTGAAGAAACTCGTCGGCATCGGCTATCCGGCCACTCTCGACGGCGCGGCCCGCAGTTTCGCGGCCGTCGCCATGGCCGCGCTCGTCGCCCGGTTCGGCCCCATCCCGACCGCGGCCTACGGCGTCGGCGTCCGCCTCATGTCCGTCTCGTGGACCGTTTCTGGGGCTGTTGGCCAGGCGACGGCGACGGGCGTCGGCCAGAACCTCGGCGCGAAGACGCCCGACCGCGCCGCGGAGGTGACGTGGAAGGCCACGGTCGGCACCCTGGTCCTCCTCTTCGCCGTTGGCGGCCTGCTCTACGCCTTCCCCGAACCCGCGATACGCTTCTTCATCGCCGACCCCGCCGTCGTCGCCGAGGGCACCGACTTCCTCCGCATTATCGGCCCGTTCCTCGCGTTCTTCGGCGGGCTGATGGTGATTCAGGGCGGCTTCCGCGGCGCGGGCGACACCCGCGTCGCGATGGTGCTCTCGCTCGTCTCACGGTGGGTCATGCGGATTCCCGTCGCGCTCTTCTTGGCCTACCAGTGGGTGTGGACCGTCCCCCTGCTCGGCGTCACCGTCGCCGGACTCGGCTGGGGACCGACCGGCATCTGGTGGGCGTGGTCGATCGGCAGCCTCGCCTCGTTCGTTCTCGGAGCCGCGTGGTTCAGCCTCGGCCGGTGGCAGAAGGGCGTGTTGGACGGTGAGAGCGACGATACACGCAAGCAGCCGTCAGCGGGCGACGACTGACGAGCGGACCCAGCCTGCCCGGCGACCGCGGTCGACGAGGGCGACACGCTCTTGACTCGACCGTCTGTCACTCACCACATGACCCGCTCGTGGCCGCAGCGT includes these proteins:
- a CDS encoding MATE family efflux transporter translates to MTTGAISPKLLSLSWPLVAGNLLQTFYNLADMYWVGRVSAEAVAAVSLMFPTAWLFVSIAMGLTAASVALVSQHVGAGEDRAADTVVAQTALLTVVVGVVLSSIGYLFRRPLLDLIGAQGLVYTEALAYIEVLFVSIPFTFLFFVFRAVLRGAGDTRTAMWLVVFSAGLNVVLDPLLILGYGPIVGMGTRGAAIATLIARVFAAVVGVYILLRGDWGVQLHPEDLRPDWPVLKKLVGIGYPATLDGAARSFAAVAMAALVARFGPIPTAAYGVGVRLMSVSWTVSGAVGQATATGVGQNLGAKTPDRAAEVTWKATVGTLVLLFAVGGLLYAFPEPAIRFFIADPAVVAEGTDFLRIIGPFLAFFGGLMVIQGGFRGAGDTRVAMVLSLVSRWVMRIPVALFLAYQWVWTVPLLGVTVAGLGWGPTGIWWAWSIGSLASFVLGAAWFSLGRWQKGVLDGESDDTRKQPSAGDD